Proteins from a single region of Clostridia bacterium:
- a CDS encoding helix-turn-helix domain-containing protein: MAQNLFKSVVSQYKSIIDYPFGILDDEFYVIASTDESAVGKCMPELEDFIKKDSHIILNRNTAYQPIYVKGKLEFIVYLESTDASSIKLLNILSIALLNLKQVQDEKLDKSVFIKHLLQDSILPSDIYVKAKELRISTDTKRVVYLIKVASEHGETVYDILYSMYPSKNVDFIVSIDEETIVLVKEMGNNVSSKDIDKEAMIIKNTINSEALCTAKIGIGSYVETVREIAMSYKEAKIAIEVSKVFDTEKDVINYEHLGIGRLIYQLPTTLCKKFLDEVFKKDSLEELDEDTIATIQKFFENSLNISETARKLFIHRNTLVYRLDKIQKNTGLDLRQFDDAIIFKIAMMVKKYLSANVVKL; the protein is encoded by the coding sequence ATGGCTCAGAATTTATTTAAGTCTGTTGTTTCGCAGTATAAGTCTATTATAGATTATCCGTTTGGCATTTTAGATGATGAGTTTTATGTTATAGCGTCTACTGATGAAAGCGCTGTCGGAAAATGTATGCCTGAACTTGAAGATTTTATTAAAAAAGACAGTCATATTATTTTAAACAGAAACACAGCATATCAGCCAATTTATGTTAAAGGTAAATTAGAATTTATCGTTTATTTGGAAAGCACAGATGCTTCTTCAATTAAACTTCTTAATATTTTAAGTATTGCTCTTTTAAATCTTAAACAGGTTCAGGATGAAAAACTTGACAAGTCTGTTTTTATTAAACATCTTCTTCAGGACAGTATTCTTCCGAGCGATATTTATGTTAAAGCAAAAGAACTTCGCATTTCTACTGATACAAAAAGAGTTGTTTATCTTATAAAGGTTGCCAGTGAACACGGAGAAACCGTGTATGACATTTTATACAGTATGTACCCTTCTAAAAATGTTGACTTTATAGTAAGCATTGATGAAGAAACCATCGTTTTAGTTAAAGAAATGGGCAACAATGTCAGCAGTAAGGATATTGACAAAGAGGCTATGATTATAAAAAACACAATAAATTCTGAAGCTCTTTGTACTGCTAAAATCGGTATCGGCTCTTATGTAGAAACAGTAAGAGAAATTGCTATGTCATATAAAGAAGCAAAGATTGCAATAGAAGTAAGCAAAGTTTTTGATACTGAAAAAGATGTTATAAACTATGAGCATTTAGGAATAGGAAGACTTATTTATCAGCTTCCTACCACTCTTTGCAAAAAGTTTCTTGACGAAGTGTTCAAAAAAGATTCGCTTGAAGAACTTGACGAAGATACAATAGCCACTATTCAGAAATTCTTTGAAAACAGCCTTAACATATCAGAAACAGCAAGAAAACTTTTTATACATAGAAATACTCTTGTATACCGTCTTGATAAAATACAGAAAAACACAGGCCTTGATTTAAGACAGTTTGACGATGCAATTATATTTAAAATTGCTATGATGGTTAAAAAATATCTGTCTGCAAATGTTGTAAAACTCTAA